The Chitinophaga pinensis DSM 2588 region GCCCCCAAAAAGTTAGACACTTTTGGGGGCACTTATTATGAATAAACAAAGCAAATACAGCCAAAAAACGAAGATTTTAACGATTCGTTCTATTAAGGCCGGTAAAGAATCCTGCAGAATTGCAGCAAGAAGACTGGGTTGCGCAAAAGCACTGTTCGCGACTGGATATTACATTATCAGGAACGTGGTCTTGCGGAGTTAAGCATTCGCAACGGAAGCTATAGAGGAATTTTTAAGGCTGAAGTAATCAAGCATATGTTAAAAAACAAGGCATCTTTATTGCGGACAACAATTCTTTTTGGTATACCTAATACCAGTGTAGTATGGAGATGGCGACAGACCTACGAACGCTTTGGAACATATATTGCCAGTACAAATAATACAAAGGAACAAGATGCGCAATATATGTTTCATGAATAATAGTAGTTTTTAAAGCTCGTTATTCTATCACCAGTGAACGAGTGTAATTATAGAAATAGAATTTTTGCTTTGCGAAGCTATGATTGCGGCACGTTATTTCAAATAATCTAGCTTTCATAACTTAACTTATTAATAATCAGCACAAGTTGGTTCGAGTTTATTCCACTACTGGGCACAAGCGGAATATCTGCTATGGGCGTGGTGGTCCTCTACTCTCCTTGCGTCTTCGTTCTTTTTTCTATAATCTGTTCCGCCTCCATGTTAAAAATGGAATTCGGATATTTCTTGATAAACTTTTCCGGTGTCATACCCCAGTCGTGGTTTTGTGTATCCACCTCTGCCTGCGTAATCAAGCCTTGCGCTACCTTCATTTCAAAACACAGCCGATAAAGGGTACTGATAAACCCACCCAGTGTGGCGCCGTTTTTAAAGTAAACGTCGACGTGTTCTTTTTTTATACTTGACACTACTTTTCCTTCTTCGATATCGCGGATAATTGAGGATGCACCTCTTTCTAAATGTATCCTGACGATAATTACCTCATCACTCATTTCGTGGCGGGTAATTCCTTTTAATTTCGCCATGTTGATGCTATCCGTCAAGAAAAGCACCTCCTTCCCTCCGTATTTGACGTATACGGCATGGGTGGCCAGTTGGTTATAGAAAGCTATCTTGAAACTGGTTTCAGGATAGCTGAATTCATATTTTGAACCGCGGATAGTATAGGAGATATTATTGCCATCCATCTGGTAGCTGCTTAATACTTTTGTATAGTGATCCGCACGCTCGTAAGCTAACTTTTGCGCCTGTACAGAAAAGATATTAACGAACAGTAGTATCGGCAGGAAAAGATATTTCAAGGTGTCACTTTTTTAGTTTACTTACTAATTTCATCGGCTTCCAGTTTGCCCTCTTTGGTAATGTAGTATATCATACTGACATGATCGCCGGTAATCACTTCAAAAAAAGCATCATAAGTGGATTTATCGCGGAGCTTCTTTTTATCCATATAAGTACCATTCACCACCCAGCCTACTTCAACATGCCTGCGATTAGCCGACTGAAACGGCTGCAGTTCGTGCCGCCGTTTGGTTTTGTAATTATATATTGCACCGCTAGGAAAGTCATAAGAAGCATGCGGGGCCGCACCGCGCCCAAAAGACTTTCCTTCCAGCAATATAAAATAGTCCCCGGAAAAGTGAACTATTGTCGAGATGTTGTCATCATTCAGCAATCGCTTGCCGGTAGCGTCTACCAGATCGGAAATTACATGATTGCCTGCTGTTTCGTTTAAGATAGCGATCCCGATACTTGGTGGAAATTTGTCACGGTTTTCCGGATTCAGACTAGGTCTTCTTGCACCAATACAAGCTTTGAATTCATCATTGTCCAGGATTTTCTTGTTGTTAAGCACGAAGTAATTAATGTCCTTGTACAATTTATAAACCCGGTTATTGCGCTCACCCTGGTTAATGTCAAAAATCATAGAAGATACTAAATGATTGTCCGTTTCGGCGTCGTCGTATAGGCAACCTGCAGCCATTCCGTCTACTGCAACGAATGCCTTCTTAGTGGGAGTTCCAGTGTTTGCTTTATTGGCGGGCATTGTTACCGCGAGTTCCGTAACGCCTTTATCCGCCGCCCTTTTGTTTTTAAGTGCTGTTTCCTGCGCCTGTTTCTCCGCCAGGGCCATTGCGGCGCGTTCCGCAGCTCTCACGTCCGCGCGGCGCTTGTCCTCCGCTTTTCGGGCAACAGCTTCTTTTGCATCCTCTGCATCACACGCAGGGCATTGCGTATGACCTTCTGCATACACATTTTTATTTCTCAGGCTGTTTTTGGCATATCTGCAAAAGGACCCCTTCGTAGCAACGTGAGATTGAGCTGATATATGGATTATCATAGACAGCAGCAGCGCCGCAAGAAAGAACAAGCTTTTTATCATGGGTGGTATTATACTCTAATATAAAGCATTTGCTGATGCTAAATTCGAAAAGCCAAAATAAAAGGCGCTGGTAAACTCATTAAGCAGTTGGCTATCTGCATAAGAGTACGAAAAAACCGGGTAACAGCGCATCAGGATACTTACGGATAAGTCCAACAACTTCACTCGCAGCTACTAAGTTGATGGCTCCGCATCTAGATGGGCATCGATACGCTGCTGTGCATTGTCCCTTACATTCAGCTAAAACATGTTCACGTAACCAGGTGTAAAGTGCCCGGCGGCTACACTCTTTTACTCACACTTAAATCTAAGATATTTTCGTCCGTCCTATTATGGAAAATATGATTAAAATATTGATAAATAATTGATAAACTGTGTTCGATTTTATTCCGCTACCGGGCACAGAAAATATAAAATCCGCTCTATCTCCGACCTTTTGCTTTTTAAGACCATGTAACACCTAAAATCCCCAACCTAAATAATTTTATCAGCTGGAAACTGTCTTTAGCCTTTCTGCCGGTTCATAATATCCGTCAAGGACTGGCATATAATTTCCATCATCCAGATCCCCGATCGATTCAATTTACCGCATAACGAGCAAAGTCGGCTTTGGTTGTTATCACCGCATCGCTAAGCTGTATCTTTTCCCCAGCCTCCTCTTTGTTACCATAATTGTGCAGCGTCTGTCATTCCTGATCCAGCTCATATTTGACTAAAAGATCTATTAGCACATGTCGACTCCCCGAAACTGATAAACATAGCAAACGCTTCAAAACACATCCCCTTCGATGTTTCCAGTTAACACCAGGTAAAGACAACTACTGTATCTTCAGAAACTCAAAATGTCTCGTTTTACCTGATTTCCTTTTCGTTTCCACAAAATACACACCGCTTGGTAAGGCTGATACATTGAGGGCGATCTTTTCCTTTCTATCGGCATTGTTCATCACCATTACCTTTATACCTAAAGTGCTGAAAACAGTAATTGTAGAAACCCAGTCAAGTCGGTTTTCGTCCTGGATATAGAGCGTTGAGCTCACAGGATTGGGATACCAGCGGTAACCCATACTGACTGAAGGCGTTTCAGGCGTAGCCGTAGGCACACTAATCCTCATGGAAACTGGATAGCTGGTAAATATGCAACCGGCATCGGTCTTGCCCAAACATCTGACCTTGTCCCCGCTTTTAACTGGAGCATACTTTATCACAGTCCCAACAGCATCACTAATGTCCTTCCAACCATGCAAATGGGTACTATCCTGCCATTGATACTGTAGATCCGTATCCCAATAGGAGGTGATAGCTGTCAACTGGCTCTTCATACCTCCAATAACTACTGTATCCCCTGAAATCCTGATATCAGGTGTGCTTACGTTCATTATAATTATACCGCTGGTTGCCTGAGGCTGACGACGGCAAACAGAAGGGCTGGTAAGCACACATTGAACGACGTCCTTGTCCTGTAGCATCGAACTGCGGAAGACATTTGCGTTCGTGCCTGTAGCAATACCGTTCACCATCCACTGATAGTTGTTCACCGGGCCGGCATTTTCCGGAATTGCCAGAAACGAAACCTCAGTTCCGTTACAAACTGTACGGTTTAGGGTCCATATGCTAACAGACGGAGCAATCGTATCCTTTAGCGCCATTGTAAGAAGGTTACTCTTTGCAGGGTTTGGATATGCACAAGTGGCAGCGCTTTTCATCAATACATGTACATAGTCATTTTTTCTCAGGCTTGAGCTGGTAAATGTCGCAGTACTAACTCCCTGGGATATATTATTTATCCTCCAGTCATATACCGGTAGGCTGCCCGGATTCACAGGCGTTGCTGTAAATGTGACAGGTGTTCCCAGACAGGCAGTTAGGTCAGACGCGCTTATCTGCACAGAAGCCGTATCGCCGTTTACATGTACGGTTATGGTACTGCTGGTATCGCTATGTTGGAGGCCGCAAATATCATTATACGAGAGAATCACCCGCACCTGGTCCAGATCCTCCAGTATATTGAAGGTACGCGTATCGTCCAGAAAGTAACCGGTGTTCTTACCATTAATCTGCCACTGCCAACGATAATCATGTTTATAGCCGGTAGAATCAGTTGCGGCAAAGGTTACATTTGTTCCAAGACAGAAAGTGGTATCAGTAGCTGTAACGATTACGCCAGGACTAGTGGTATAATTTAGTTGCAGTGCAAAGGTGCTGCTGTAACGTCCATCGACTACGCACCGGTATTTATAGCCATTCCAGGATACAGGTGTACTATCCAATTGCAGGGTGTTTGTCGTTTCGCCGGACAGGTTTGCACTTTTAACAACATTGGCAAACCCACTGCCCGCATCCTGCTGCCATTGATATGCCGTTCCGCTGATATCGGACACCAGCGTGTTACCTCCTTCCCTACTGGTACACATAGGAGTGATTATCGGAACACCGACATTATTTTTATACACAACAACTTGCTGGTAATCGCTAAGGGTCGATGCAGCCAGATCAGGCTTGCCATCTCCGTCAAAATCCGCAGCTCCAAATGAATAAGCAAACATATGGGTCGAGTTGTAGCTAGGTCCGTATACGAGACCAGCCAGTTGAGGACTACCAGGCAAGGAAGTATTCTTTCCCATGACGAATTGACGAGGCAATGCGTTAGCTGTTGACATTACATCCGGTTTCATACTTCCGCTAAAATTTGACACACATCCGCCATGTCCATTGCTACCTGGCAAATACATGGAAACAGGGGGTGAAAAGGAAAGGTGTCCCGAAGTACTGTTATTATGAAGTATGGATATGTTATCGTCATTGCAAATAACGATATCTGATTTGCCGTCCATATCGAAATCCACGATTGTAATAAAGCTGGCCGAAAAACTGACGCCCGGCACGCTTATTCTAACATAGGAATCGAGAGAAATATTCCCTCTGATACTGGTATTCCGATACAACAGAATACCAGGATTTTTGCTATAGTGAGGATAGGCGATAATATCTTTCAACCCGTCGCCGTCCAGATCGCCGGCAGCGATCCCTACTACTGTCTCTGAGGCATCGAAATTTTGTGTAACACCAAAAGAGAGGGAGCCCAACACGCTCGTATTCCTCATTACACATATGCGATAATCTTCAAATGACGTCACCGCAATATCATTCTTTCCGTCGTTGTCGAGATCAGCAATGACCGCTTCCTGAGTACCTCTTTCGGCAGGAACCAGATATTCCTTGTCAAACGAAATAAGGCCCGGACTGCTCGTATTCCTGAGTACCTTTACCAACGCTTCATTCGTTGGCATCACGACGTCAGGGCGGCCGTCGCCGTCCAGGTCGTTTATATCAAAACCAGCATCTGTAGGGAAATAAACATAACCAACATTCACTCTCGGTGCAAAGGAAAGCCACCTTCCTTTCGTTGTATTACGGTAAACAGCCAGCGAATCACCCTGCCCCATGCTCATATTTAAAACCAGATCAGGTTTTCCATCTCCGTCGATATCTCTGCCTTGCACACGCATGGGAATTCCTCTGCCTTTATTTAGAATAAGACCTTCGTTAAAAGAGTTAAGTGTAAAATTCTCCGTGCTGTCAGCAAACGGCACATTGAAAGGAGAATAAGATTCTCCCAAAAGACCATTGTCCTTATTAAGCACCTGAATAGTTCCTAAACTAGCGCCAACAGGCACGGTACATACGATTTGTCCGGAGGAGACTGTCTGTAGCTGTGCCGGAACAGTTCCGAAGAACACCTGGTTTTGGGAAGCGGTTGAACTAAAGCCACTACCGGTGATTGTTACCGTGGAGCCTATCATGCCCGCAGAGGGACTGACGGTCTTAATTACCGGAGGCGGTGAAACTGGTGGTGGATTATACGTGAATTCACCGACCTTAATGTTGCTATAAAGCTGCTTAAATGTGATGGCTCCGGTACCACCGCCGGCAACGACAGCTGTAATCTCTTTATCTGATAACACAGTAAAGGAAGCTGCAGGTATACCACCAAACGAAACACCAGATACGTTAGAGAATTTTGAACCTGATATCGTTACGAATGTGCCTTTACTACCCGATTTTGGATAATAGGAGGAGACTTGGGGAGATTCCAATGCGTTAAACCGCGGGTATTTTGTGAGGGTGTCGGAGACTCCTCCGGCAGAGACGATTAATTGCACTGTATCAACATACCTGCTAATGTCATGTGTATAGAGTGCGTTATAACTGGTGCTTACCACAGATCCATTAACCAGCCACTGATATTGAGATCCCGTATGGGAAAAATTTAACAGGCGAATATTGCCAGCAATATACATTCCGGTTGTGTCTGTTTTAAAATAAGCGGCTATTGGAGTACCTCCTCCGTTTGTCGTCATTTCCAGATACCCATGATCCCCTCCTGCCCACAACTGTGTTGAGGAAAGACACTGCAGATCATTATGGGAATAACCGAGATAAGTGAAATTATTTTCCCTTGAGAGCGGTTCCCAGGTTACGCCGCTGTTTGTTGTTTTATAAACCTGGTAAGGCGCTACCAGCGCATAGCCGGTATTGGCATCGGTAAACCGCATCTTATAACAATTGAAGGGAGTTGCTTCAACGTCGTTCTGAAGTGTCCATTGCTGGCCCCCATTTGTTGTTTTATAAAAGTAGCGGTATGCCCCGCTATACATGCTTAACCACCCGACGTTGGCGTCCAGAAAATACGCATAGGTCAGAATGCCCGTTCGAGGCAATGTCATTTGCTGCCAGGAAGTTCCTCCATTGCTGGTCTTTAATAACTTGTTTGTATAATAGTTGGTACTTATTGTAATGATGTTATTGTTATCAACGGCCTCGATATGGTCAAAATAGCTGCCAGACATCACTGTCTGCACTGACCAGTTAATCCCTTTATCTGTCGTCTTCAGAATACGGTCGGCATCGACAGCATAGCCAATATTACCATTTTGAGGAAAAACAATATCCTTTATCCCGGTACTCAGTTGTAAAGGATTATACTGTGAATGGAATACCAGCTTAAAAGAATTTCCGCCATCAACAGAATATAAAATAGATGGTACCAGCCCATAATCTCCATATACGATAAGGGTGTTCTTGTCGAAGGCTTTCACGCCCCCGATACCAAACCCAAAAGTTATATTGATGTTCGTATAGCTGCCGTAATCGACGTTCCTGACTGTAATAAACTTCTTGGTATATGTCCGGCCACTGTCTGTAGTATAGCCGATCCAATTCGAAAAGGCCACAAATCCCTCATTCGGAGAATAAAAACTCACCTTCTTAATATTGTTATCTTCATCAGCATCCAGGTACATCTGTCGCATTTGAGCATATGCAGGTGAAAGGGAAAAAACATAAATAGTAACAAAGGATAAGAAGCTTTTAAAGACTGTTTTCAGGTAGGGATGTTGCATTAATATGAGATTATCGGCAATATAGGGCGCAAATATATCAATTTTATCTTACATAAACCGTTGTAAACGAATAAAAAAAGGCGTGCAATTCGAACAACAAAGGATAATCCTTTCTGCCCCTCACGGGAAAATCGTCTAACCAGCTATGCCTGTCTGATATATTCCAGAAAATCACACCAGTCAGTAATGCTTTGTACTTACGGAATATTTCAAAGCATACCGGTATTGTGCTGCCTGCGCGATTTCCTTCTCCTTTGTAAAACTGGTATCATAGTCATTCGCACGCCTTGCGTGGGCTTCATGCTTTTTTCGGATAAACAGAAATATCGAGTTCCGTGATCTGCAATGGAATCTATAAAACAGCAAAATCTGCAAAGGTCTTCTCCAACTGTTCCCCACAAGGTTCGTTAACAGCCCAGTGTCCCTGTAAGTGGCGTATAATTTGCTAACTGTCAATTTTTTCCGTCTCTTATTCATATTTATTGAATTATTTCAAAAAATGGATTTTGATGCTTATTTATCATTTCGATCTATAGGATCCCGAATAATTGAAAGAAGCGCAAATGTCAAGCGAACAATAAGGCTAATTCCGTGTTATACTCCATGTGCTTTTCGCAGTAGAATAACCAAACCCTGTAATCAATCAAATCATATGAAACACCATCATCACCACGGATGCACGCATTGTGCGTGTAGCAACCCCATTTTGAAAATCCTGAAAGATGAGCTCTTCACTCCTGAAAATTTCGCTAAGCTCCCAAAACAAAAGACATTTAAAACAGCAGCGCAAACAACACCATTCATGGTCACCGGCGGTATTATCCGCCCTATGATCAATGGCGCCGTTGAATCTATAGGCGCTATTGGTTTTGCAGAAGGTATTGTCGTAAAGACGGGCACCAGAGAGGAAGTAGCCGCATTTATGGAGGACTCCTATCCCGGTTATACCAGCAGGGAACTGGAAGAAGGCCAGACCTTGCTGCCCGGTCTGATTGAACCACACATTCACCTCGTTCCTACAGCTATGTTAATGGGCTGGGCAGACCTGAGTGCATTTGACGGCCAGATACTGAGACCCGACTACAACATTGCCACTCTAGGCAAAAATATTGCTAAAGAGGCGAAAAAATTAGCCAGCCTGGATCCTACGTTATGGTACCTGGGGGCAGGTCTTGATCCGGCGCTGATGCCTTTATTAAAAAATAATAAAGAGCTGTTAACGATAGACATCGACCTGCTGGACAGCATTACCACAGATGCGCCGGTGTGCATTATCGCAGCATCTATGCATACCTTGTATGTAAATACAAAAGCACTGTGGCTGATCTGGAATTTCCCGGATAACATCGACCTGTTAAACACCTACTCTTCCTTTGACGACTACAAAGAGAAAACAAAGGGGCAGTTGCAGGAAAGCGCGGAGATGACCCCAGCATTAAAAGCCATTCCCCCATTACAGAAAGCAGACTTTTTCCTGAAATCATTTATCTATTTAAAACAGATCTTTGATACTGCCAATTCCAGGGGTGTAACCTTTATGCATGATGCGGGAATGAATAAGGGGCAGCAGGAAATACTGGAAGCATATCTGGCAGTGAACGAGGGGACTGTTCGTATCGGTGCAGCCGAAGTATGTAACTCTATGGAGGACCTGAGTAAAATAAAAGATTTCCCTGTTCCGCCAACCGTATACAAGGACATCTACAAGAGTCATGTGAAAGTGATCTCTGATGGTTCTAACCAGGGATTGACAGGATATCAGTCAGACCCTTATCTATGTAATCCTGCTCACAACTATGGCGTGTACAATTTCGCAGACAAATACGATGAAAAGCCGGTGATCCCTCCAAAAGATTTCCGACAGCTGATGCAAGAGATTGTAAAGGTAAAAAATTGGCCGGTGATGATCCATGCGAATGGCGATCGTGCAGTTCAATTTGCGATTGACGCATTTAAGGAATTTATTCCTGATCCTTCGGCGGGGGTGCGACACAGGATAGAGCATTGCTCCCTAACAACACAGCAAAACCTAATAGACATGAAAAATCTGGGGGTCTCTCCAAGTTTCCTGATTGGGCACGTGGGGTACTGGGGGTATGCTTTCCAGGAGGCGATCTTTGGGGAAAAATCAAACATGCTGGATCTCTGTAACAGTTCGCTGCAACTGGGTATGAAGATCACACTGCATAGCGATAATTCGGTAAGTCCGCTGGGACCGTTGAGAATGATGGAGCAGTCTATCACAAGGAAAATGGAGGCGGATGACGAAGCAGGGGTATTGAATGGAGCAGAATGTATCACGCACGAACAGGCTTTGCGAGCCATTACCTACGATGCAGCATGGCAGTGTTATGCAGAGCAGTGGACTGGGTCGTTGAAGGCAGGGAACTTTGCGGACTTTGTCGTACTGGCGCAGGATCCACTGACGATGGAGAACCCATTTATGAATATGCGGAATATCGAGGTGGTGGAAACATGGGTAGCAGGTTTAAAAGTATATAGTACAGTGCTGCAAGAAGCAGGCGTAGTATGATAAAAGAACGGCCATGTCACTAACATGGCCGTTCTTAATTACTCCAGTTCGAATATATAAACTGTATTTGGAGTAATGCCAGCGACAGGTCAATTCCAAGATTCGTAAACATGCCGGTAAAATGATTTTGCAGAAAACTTCGTTTTTGTCCGCGGTATCTGAACATTTAACCGATATTTAAAATGAGGACTACTATCACTGGTCAGATTTCATTTTATTGAGGTCTTGATACATTGCTATTTTGTAATGCTATCCTGGCCGATTTGATATTACTGCATTGTTTGGAATCTACATTCATCGGACTGCACCTATTCAGCCACTTGATAAGATCTGTTGTGGCTATTTCCATGCAAACCTGTATGGCGGCTTCAAGACACAAGACAACCCGAATGATCTGGTCATCAGATTTGGCGGACAAATATCCTATCAAAAAGTTCGATTACTGTCCTTTCGTCTTAAAAATATAATTATCTGGCCTTAATCCAACAGTTAAATAACATATCCACATCACTTTCGACCAAACGATATGCTCCCGGAATACGCTCATACGAGCTTTGAAATGTAACAAGGCGGGTACCCTCAGGTCTTTGTTCGAGAATTTTATATAGATATTTTGTATAATAGTCGTACAAGCTCTCAGAATGAGCAATGTTATGATCAATATACAGGCTTTCATCAATCAGATTTTCGTAAAACGAGTTGTAATAATAGAAATGATCAAATCTTGAATAATCCAGTTGCGTGAAATTTGCATGGATGAATGTTGTGTTTGTAATTCCTAATTGTTGTTGAACCTGATTAGCTACTGTGATCAGACTACCTCTTTGTTCTACACCGTAAAAATCACAATCAGGGTGATAATATCCTGCATTCAGACAGAATTTGCCAACACCAGATCCAATATCGAGTATTTTCGAGCCAGGTGTAACCGCCAAAAATTTGCTGGCTTTTTGAGCTATCTCAACCGGTGTCCAATGTAAGCGGGACAAACTACGTATGGTCGGTGGATACAACTCGTCAAAAGTATTATTTGTTAAAAAGGTCTCTTTCAATGTTCTTTTATCTATAATCATGATGGTTTTCGATGCGTTGATACCGGCTGTATTTTTGATGCGTATTCCGGGGAAGATAACAAATTGTCGTTGTCATGTAAGGAGGGGAATACCGACCATAGCAGGTTTATACTTAAAATTGATCCATTCATGATCATTGGTATAATAAAGCGCACTTTTATAGTGTTGCATATTCATAACACGAAATTATCAACTTAAAGTTTCACTAACTTTGTAAGTAATCAACTTTAAAGTTGATAAAAGTCAATTTTCACTTATTATATTCTGTTGAAATGAGTTTAAAAGGTATCTTCCCGATAGATAAATGGATTTTTCGTTCCAGGTCAATACTGGAAAGTTTAACCACAAATGAAACGGAGAGATTGTTATCAGATGCGGTAGCACAAAATTTCCGGAAGGGACAGATCATCTTTAGAGAAAACAATCCCGCTTTTGGCATTTATTATATCAAAGAAGGAAAAGTCAAAAAATACAAGCAAGACAGAAATGGCAACGAACACATAATATATGTGGCAAATGCCGGAGAATTAATTGGATATCACGCCATTCTGGCGGACAATACTTACCCTGACTCTGCTGCTGCTCTGGAAGATTGTATGATCGCTTTTATTCCAAGAGATGCTTTCCTTCTGGCAATAGAATCTTCTGCTAATTTGTCCAGGCACCTGTTAGGGGCACTTAGCCATGAATACAACGTCCTTTCAAACAGTTTGT contains the following coding sequences:
- a CDS encoding Crp/Fnr family transcriptional regulator, translating into MSLKGIFPIDKWIFRSRSILESLTTNETERLLSDAVAQNFRKGQIIFRENNPAFGIYYIKEGKVKKYKQDRNGNEHIIYVANAGELIGYHAILADNTYPDSAAALEDCMIAFIPRDAFLLAIESSANLSRHLLGALSHEYNVLSNSLSIVARHSAKERLAISLIVLREKYKSSEYDTGDICITISRKDLASMTATTEENVVRMLKELKKDNIVGTIGRKIIIYDVKSLIKMTNYQ
- a CDS encoding FG-GAP-like repeat-containing protein; translation: MQHPYLKTVFKSFLSFVTIYVFSLSPAYAQMRQMYLDADEDNNIKKVSFYSPNEGFVAFSNWIGYTTDSGRTYTKKFITVRNVDYGSYTNINITFGFGIGGVKAFDKNTLIVYGDYGLVPSILYSVDGGNSFKLVFHSQYNPLQLSTGIKDIVFPQNGNIGYAVDADRILKTTDKGINWSVQTVMSGSYFDHIEAVDNNNIITISTNYYTNKLLKTSNGGTSWQQMTLPRTGILTYAYFLDANVGWLSMYSGAYRYFYKTTNGGQQWTLQNDVEATPFNCYKMRFTDANTGYALVAPYQVYKTTNSGVTWEPLSRENNFTYLGYSHNDLQCLSSTQLWAGGDHGYLEMTTNGGGTPIAAYFKTDTTGMYIAGNIRLLNFSHTGSQYQWLVNGSVVSTSYNALYTHDISRYVDTVQLIVSAGGVSDTLTKYPRFNALESPQVSSYYPKSGSKGTFVTISGSKFSNVSGVSFGGIPAASFTVLSDKEITAVVAGGGTGAITFKQLYSNIKVGEFTYNPPPVSPPPVIKTVSPSAGMIGSTVTITGSGFSSTASQNQVFFGTVPAQLQTVSSGQIVCTVPVGASLGTIQVLNKDNGLLGESYSPFNVPFADSTENFTLNSFNEGLILNKGRGIPMRVQGRDIDGDGKPDLVLNMSMGQGDSLAVYRNTTKGRWLSFAPRVNVGYVYFPTDAGFDINDLDGDGRPDVVMPTNEALVKVLRNTSSPGLISFDKEYLVPAERGTQEAVIADLDNDGKNDIAVTSFEDYRICVMRNTSVLGSLSFGVTQNFDASETVVGIAAGDLDGDGLKDIIAYPHYSKNPGILLYRNTSIRGNISLDSYVRISVPGVSFSASFITIVDFDMDGKSDIVICNDDNISILHNNSTSGHLSFSPPVSMYLPGSNGHGGCVSNFSGSMKPDVMSTANALPRQFVMGKNTSLPGSPQLAGLVYGPSYNSTHMFAYSFGAADFDGDGKPDLAASTLSDYQQVVVYKNNVGVPIITPMCTSREGGNTLVSDISGTAYQWQQDAGSGFANVVKSANLSGETTNTLQLDSTPVSWNGYKYRCVVDGRYSSTFALQLNYTTSPGVIVTATDTTFCLGTNVTFAATDSTGYKHDYRWQWQINGKNTGYFLDDTRTFNILEDLDQVRVILSYNDICGLQHSDTSSTITVHVNGDTASVQISASDLTACLGTPVTFTATPVNPGSLPVYDWRINNISQGVSTATFTSSSLRKNDYVHVLMKSAATCAYPNPAKSNLLTMALKDTIAPSVSIWTLNRTVCNGTEVSFLAIPENAGPVNNYQWMVNGIATGTNANVFRSSMLQDKDVVQCVLTSPSVCRRQPQATSGIIIMNVSTPDIRISGDTVVIGGMKSQLTAITSYWDTDLQYQWQDSTHLHGWKDISDAVGTVIKYAPVKSGDKVRCLGKTDAGCIFTSYPVSMRISVPTATPETPSVSMGYRWYPNPVSSTLYIQDENRLDWVSTITVFSTLGIKVMVMNNADRKEKIALNVSALPSGVYFVETKRKSGKTRHFEFLKIQ
- a CDS encoding amidohydrolase, encoding MKHHHHHGCTHCACSNPILKILKDELFTPENFAKLPKQKTFKTAAQTTPFMVTGGIIRPMINGAVESIGAIGFAEGIVVKTGTREEVAAFMEDSYPGYTSRELEEGQTLLPGLIEPHIHLVPTAMLMGWADLSAFDGQILRPDYNIATLGKNIAKEAKKLASLDPTLWYLGAGLDPALMPLLKNNKELLTIDIDLLDSITTDAPVCIIAASMHTLYVNTKALWLIWNFPDNIDLLNTYSSFDDYKEKTKGQLQESAEMTPALKAIPPLQKADFFLKSFIYLKQIFDTANSRGVTFMHDAGMNKGQQEILEAYLAVNEGTVRIGAAEVCNSMEDLSKIKDFPVPPTVYKDIYKSHVKVISDGSNQGLTGYQSDPYLCNPAHNYGVYNFADKYDEKPVIPPKDFRQLMQEIVKVKNWPVMIHANGDRAVQFAIDAFKEFIPDPSAGVRHRIEHCSLTTQQNLIDMKNLGVSPSFLIGHVGYWGYAFQEAIFGEKSNMLDLCNSSLQLGMKITLHSDNSVSPLGPLRMMEQSITRKMEADDEAGVLNGAECITHEQALRAITYDAAWQCYAEQWTGSLKAGNFADFVVLAQDPLTMENPFMNMRNIEVVETWVAGLKVYSTVLQEAGVV
- a CDS encoding methyltransferase domain-containing protein is translated as MIIDKRTLKETFLTNNTFDELYPPTIRSLSRLHWTPVEIAQKASKFLAVTPGSKILDIGSGVGKFCLNAGYYHPDCDFYGVEQRGSLITVANQVQQQLGITNTTFIHANFTQLDYSRFDHFYYYNSFYENLIDESLYIDHNIAHSESLYDYYTKYLYKILEQRPEGTRLVTFQSSYERIPGAYRLVESDVDMLFNCWIKAR